Proteins from a genomic interval of Benincasa hispida cultivar B227 chromosome 7, ASM972705v1, whole genome shotgun sequence:
- the LOC120081781 gene encoding cell number regulator 2-like, whose product MASTGGIPANSTNGSPWSSGLCDCFSDMESCCCTTWCPCVPFGQTSEIIDEGSTSCFGNALIFCLIASFTPCICLYTCSYRSRLRRKYNLQETPCNDCCVHYWCWSCAICQEYRELKHRGFDMHIGWQENVQRRNKGIEIPPVVEGEMKR is encoded by the exons ATGGCCAGCACCGGCGGTATTCCGGCGAACTCGACAAATGGGTCGCCATGGTCCAGTGGCCTCTGTGATTGCTTCTCCGACATGGAATCAT gttGCTGTACAACATGGTGTCCATGTGTGCCTTTTGGGCAAACCTCAGAGATTATAGATGAAGGATCAACTT CCTGTTTTGGTAACGCATTAATTTTCTGTCTGATTGCTTCCTTTACACCTTGTATTTGCCTTTACACTTGTTCTTACCGATCTCGATTGAGGAGGAAATACAACCTCCAAGAAACTCCATGCAACGATTGTTGTGTTCACTATTGGTGTTGGAGTTGTGCAATATGTCAAGAGTATCGTGAGCTCAAGCACCGCGGTTTCGACATGCATATCG GTTGGCAAGAAAATGTACAGAGACGAAACAAGGGAATCGAGATCCCACCTGTGGTCGAGGGAGAAATGAAACGTTGA